A part of Aspergillus flavus chromosome 1, complete sequence genomic DNA contains:
- a CDS encoding putative HAD superfamily hydrolase: MFTPRPLPQLGRIMASVQNYSLRQRRFAPLNPERKGTSSAPPLKGIVFDVDGTLCLPQNHMFVKMRESLGILHKDIDILHHISSLPTPEQQLEAADKIKAVEQEAMQTQEPQPGLVELMDYLHERGVKRALCTRNFETPVRHLLDNHLPAHVFLPIVTRETPGLLPKPDPAGILHIANEWGLDSRGENLIMVGDSIDDMTAGHTAGAATVLLLNDHNVHLKEHPHTDLCIERLDELISILDGGFVGNRGGDKVPTSD; this comes from the exons ATGTTCACCCCGCGGCCCCTGCCGCAACTCGGACGCATCATGGCCTCGGTTCAAAATTACTCACTTCGTCAGCGACGATTTGCTCCTCTTAAcccagagagaaaaggaacatCAAGTGCCCCACCATTGAAGGGTATCGTTTTCGACGTGGACGGAACATTATG TCTTCCTCAGAACCACATGTTTGTCAAGATGCG AGAGTCTCTTGGGATCCTCCACAAGGATATCGATATCTTGCACCATATTAGCAGTCTCCCAACTCCCGAGCAACAGCTCGAAGCTGCAGATAAAATCAAGGCCGTTGAGCAAGAGGCTATGCAAACCCAGGAGCCCCAGCCGGGACTAGTGGAGCTCATGGATTATCTCCACGAACGGGGAGTCAAGAGGGCGCTTTGTACACGGAATTTTGA AACACCAGTACGGCATCTTCTAGATAATCATCTTCCCGCTCACGTGTTTCTGCCAATCGTTACAAGAGAGACCCCGGGGTTATTGCCTAAGCCGGATCCAGCGGGGATTTTGCATATTGCTAACGAATGGGGACTGGATAGTCGGGGAGAGAATTTAATCATG GTTGGTGACAGTATCGATGATATGACCGCTGGCCATACAGCAGGCGCTGCGACTGTCTTGCTCTTGAACGACCACAACGTTCATCTCAAGGAGCACCCCCATACGGATCTGTGCATTGAGCGGTTAGATGAGCTCATCAGCATCCTAGATGGAGGTTTTGTCGGAAACCGTGGTGGTGACAAGGTTCCTACCAGTGACTAG